A stretch of the Capra hircus breed San Clemente chromosome 10, ASM170441v1, whole genome shotgun sequence genome encodes the following:
- the ZBED3 gene encoding zinc finger BED domain-containing protein 3 has product MRSEEPAVTMEETGGPDAAAGRLGAPYSEAWGYFHLAPARPGHAAGPWATCRLCGEQVGRGPGWHASTPALWKHLRSAHRRELAESAARRSPPAAPGPVAAAEGDWARLLEQMGALAVRGSLRERELARREAAVEQGERALERRRRALQEEERAAAQARRELQAEREALQARQREVSRREGALAPAPPLHAPLKDEPEGEPRDGCVITKVLL; this is encoded by the coding sequence ATGAGGAGCGAAGAGCCGGCCGTGACCATGGAAGAGACCGGCGGGCCGGACGCGGCTGCGGGCCGCCTGGGGGCGCCCTACTCCGAGGCCTGGGGGTACTTCCACCTGGCTCCCGCGCGCCCTGGCCACGCGGCGGGTCCCTGGGCCACCTGCCGGCTGTGCGGGGAGCAAGTGGGCCGCGGCCCGGGCTGGCACGCGAGCACCCCGGCGCTGTGGAAGCACCTGAGAAGCGCGCACCGGCGGGAGCTGGCGGAGAGCGCCGCCCGCCGCTCGCCGCCCGCCGCCCCTGGCCCCGTCGCGGCCGCCGAGGGCGACTGGGCGCGCCTCCTCGAGCAGATGGGCGCGCTGGCCGTGCGGGGCAGCCTGCGCGAGCGGGAGCTGGCGCGGCGCGAGGCGGCCGTGGAGCAGGGCGAGCGCGCCCTGGAGCGCAGGCGGCGGGCGCTGCAGGAGGAGGAGCGCGCGGCGGCCCAGGCGCGCCGGGAGCTGCAGGCCGAGAGGGAGGCGCTGCAGGCGCGGCAGCGGGAAGTGAGCCGGCGCGAGGGCGCCTTGGCCCCGGCGCCCCCGCTGCACGCTCCACTCAAAGACGAGCCCGAGGGGGAACCCAGGGACGGCTGCGTCATCACGAAGGTCCTCCTGTAG